The Corallococcus soli genome contains a region encoding:
- a CDS encoding SDR family oxidoreductase, with translation MTTNIQGKVVAITGASSGIGEATARLLAQQGAKVVLGARRVDRLEVLASELKAKGGEARVRALDVTKREDVQGFVDFTLKEFGRLDVLINNAGVMPLSLLEMLKVDEWDRMIDVNIRGVLHGIAAGLPVMKRQKAGQFINLSSIGGHAVSPTAAVYCATKYAVMAISEGLRQEVGADIRVTVISPGVTTSELAESISDPNAREVMREFRKGAIPAEAVARSIAYAIAQPADVDVSEIIIRPTASLY, from the coding sequence ATGACGACGAACATCCAGGGCAAGGTGGTGGCCATCACGGGAGCGAGCAGCGGGATTGGCGAGGCGACGGCCCGCCTGCTCGCCCAGCAGGGCGCGAAGGTGGTGCTGGGGGCGCGGCGGGTGGACCGGCTGGAGGTGCTGGCCTCCGAGCTGAAGGCGAAGGGCGGCGAAGCGCGGGTGCGCGCGCTGGACGTGACGAAGCGCGAGGACGTGCAGGGCTTCGTGGACTTCACGCTCAAGGAGTTCGGGCGGCTGGACGTGCTCATCAACAACGCGGGCGTGATGCCGCTGTCGCTGCTGGAGATGTTGAAGGTGGACGAGTGGGACCGGATGATCGACGTGAACATCCGGGGCGTGCTGCACGGCATCGCGGCGGGGCTGCCGGTGATGAAGCGGCAGAAGGCGGGCCAGTTCATCAACCTGTCGTCCATTGGCGGGCACGCGGTGAGCCCGACGGCGGCCGTCTACTGCGCCACGAAGTACGCGGTGATGGCCATCTCCGAGGGCCTGCGCCAGGAGGTGGGCGCGGACATCCGCGTGACGGTGATCTCCCCGGGCGTCACGACGTCGGAGCTGGCGGAGAGCATCTCCGACCCGAACGCCCGCGAGGTGATGCGCGAGTTCCGCAAGGGCGCGATCCCGGCGGAGGCCGTCGCCCGGTCCATCGCCTACGCCATCGCCCAGCCCGCGGACGTGGACGTGAGTGAAATCATCATCCGCCCCACCGCGAGCCTGTACTGA
- a CDS encoding AraC family transcriptional regulator, with translation MTTARPASPLNPHLSALSTLLKRHAPTDGIHATAIPRLVLIRASRPTTPLHVLHEPALCIVAQGRKQVLLGDESYVYGPDQCLVASVDLPVTGQVIEASPATPYLCFRLDLEPGHLGALMMEAQLEAPASRGMGRGLALGPVDPPLLDATARLVRLLDTPRDIPVLAPLVIREILYRLLSAENSARLRQIAMADSRQESVTRAIHWLKAHYAAPLRIERLARAVHMSPSALHHHFKSVTAMSPLQYQKQLRLQEARRLMLAQAMDAAMAGHSVGYESPSQFSREYSRMFGAPPSRDIARLRQSLGATQ, from the coding sequence ATGACGACCGCACGTCCCGCCTCCCCCCTGAACCCGCACCTGTCCGCGCTGTCCACGCTGCTCAAGCGCCACGCGCCCACGGACGGCATCCACGCCACCGCCATTCCCCGGCTGGTCCTCATCCGCGCCTCGCGGCCCACCACGCCGCTGCATGTGCTGCATGAGCCGGCGCTGTGCATCGTGGCGCAGGGCCGCAAGCAGGTGCTGCTGGGCGACGAGTCGTATGTCTATGGCCCGGACCAGTGCCTGGTCGCGTCGGTGGACCTGCCTGTCACGGGACAGGTCATCGAGGCCTCCCCCGCCACGCCCTACCTCTGCTTCCGGCTGGACCTGGAGCCCGGCCATCTGGGCGCCTTGATGATGGAGGCCCAGCTGGAGGCGCCTGCGTCGCGCGGCATGGGGCGGGGACTGGCGCTGGGCCCGGTGGACCCTCCGCTGCTGGATGCGACGGCGCGCCTCGTGCGGCTCCTGGACACGCCGCGCGACATCCCCGTGCTGGCGCCGCTCGTCATCCGGGAGATCCTCTACCGCCTGCTGTCCGCGGAGAACTCCGCGCGGCTGCGGCAGATCGCCATGGCCGACAGCCGCCAGGAGTCCGTCACCCGCGCCATCCACTGGCTCAAGGCGCACTACGCCGCCCCCCTGCGCATTGAACGGCTGGCGCGCGCCGTCCACATGAGCCCGTCCGCGCTGCACCACCACTTCAAGTCCGTCACGGCGATGAGCCCGTTGCAGTACCAGAAGCAGCTGCGGCTCCAGGAGGCCCGCCGCCTGATGCTCGCGCAGGCGATGGACGCGGCGATGGCCGGGCACTCGGTGGGCTACGAGAGCCCTTCGCAGTTCAGCCGTGAATACAGCCGGATGTTCGGAGCGCCTCCCTCCCGCGACATCGCGCGGCTCCGCCAGTCGCTGGGCGCCACGCAGTAG